The Streptomyces kanamyceticus genome window below encodes:
- a CDS encoding TetR/AcrR family transcriptional regulator: MTEQLTQPLRSDALDNRARIVEAARALFSTEGLKVPMREVARRANVGPATLYRHFPAKQALMAAVFADQMCACRAVAEEACADPDPWRGLCRMIEKICATHACDRGFTEAFLTADPLGSADIAQERALIVKALGELAERAKRAGRLRPDFVLDDLFLMLMAHCGIRAASPTGQATASRRFVAYMIQAFEARPGTTPLPPSARPAFPGFDVAAANA, encoded by the coding sequence ATGACCGAGCAATTGACTCAGCCGCTGCGTTCCGACGCGCTGGACAACCGCGCACGCATCGTCGAAGCGGCCCGCGCGCTGTTCTCCACCGAGGGCCTGAAGGTGCCGATGCGGGAGGTCGCCCGCCGCGCGAACGTCGGACCGGCCACCCTGTACCGCCACTTTCCGGCCAAGCAGGCGCTGATGGCGGCGGTCTTCGCCGACCAGATGTGCGCGTGCCGGGCCGTCGCCGAGGAGGCGTGCGCCGATCCCGATCCATGGCGCGGCCTGTGCCGGATGATCGAGAAGATCTGTGCGACGCACGCCTGCGACCGGGGCTTCACGGAAGCCTTTCTGACGGCCGACCCCCTCGGGTCGGCGGACATCGCGCAGGAGCGTGCCCTGATCGTGAAAGCGCTCGGTGAACTGGCCGAGCGGGCCAAGAGGGCCGGGCGGTTGCGTCCCGACTTCGTCCTGGACGACCTCTTCCTGATGCTCATGGCCCACTGCGGGATCCGGGCCGCGTCGCCCACCGGCCAGGCCACGGCCTCCCGGCGGTTCGTGGCCTACATGATCCAGGCGTTCGAGGCCAGGCCCGGGACCACCCCGCTGCCGCCGTCGGCCCGACCGGCGTTCCCGGGGTTCGACGTCGCGGCGGCCAACGCCTAG
- a CDS encoding zinc-binding dehydrogenase, which translates to MKAIAIKAYGGPEGLAVVELPTPAPAAGQVLIATEAIGVGGVDTVIRSGALGGLGFTEGHVIGSEVAGTVTAVGDGVDTAWIGRRVWGSTGRGGGYVEHAVAAVESVAPLPAGLSAIDAVTLGGSGVVAHYALAHAHFAPGDAVLVRGAAGSIGVTTVQLAARRGAEAVAVTTSSAARGERLRLLGATHVLDRSGDGGDDAPAGYDVIIDVVAGPDLPAFFDRLRPNGRMVTVGVIGGWPPADFGAKVMGAFQKSLSFAAFSADSVAQADQSAVRDEQFAAASRGEIETVVHEVLPLDQAVLAHQKMAAGEVFGRIVLTP; encoded by the coding sequence TTGAAGGCAATTGCGATCAAGGCATACGGCGGCCCGGAGGGTCTGGCCGTGGTGGAGCTGCCGACTCCGGCACCCGCCGCCGGGCAGGTGCTCATCGCCACGGAGGCCATCGGTGTCGGCGGCGTCGACACCGTGATCCGCAGCGGCGCGCTGGGCGGCCTGGGCTTCACCGAAGGGCACGTCATCGGCAGCGAGGTGGCGGGCACCGTCACCGCGGTCGGCGACGGCGTCGACACCGCGTGGATCGGCCGCCGGGTTTGGGGATCCACCGGCAGGGGCGGCGGCTACGTCGAACACGCCGTCGCCGCGGTCGAGTCGGTCGCTCCCCTGCCCGCGGGCCTCTCCGCGATCGACGCGGTCACGCTCGGCGGCTCGGGAGTCGTCGCCCATTACGCGCTCGCGCACGCCCATTTCGCTCCCGGCGATGCGGTGCTGGTCCGCGGCGCCGCGGGCAGCATCGGCGTGACGACGGTCCAGCTCGCGGCCCGCCGCGGTGCCGAAGCCGTCGCGGTCACCACGTCGTCCGCCGCACGCGGCGAGCGGCTGCGACTGCTGGGCGCGACCCACGTGCTCGACCGCTCGGGCGACGGCGGGGACGACGCTCCCGCCGGCTACGACGTCATCATCGACGTCGTAGCCGGTCCCGACCTGCCCGCGTTCTTCGACCGGCTCCGCCCCAACGGCCGGATGGTCACCGTCGGCGTCATCGGGGGCTGGCCGCCCGCCGACTTCGGCGCGAAGGTCATGGGCGCGTTCCAGAAGTCGCTGTCGTTCGCCGCCTTCAGCGCCGACTCCGTCGCCCAGGCCGACCAGAGTGCCGTACGGGACGAGCAGTTCGCCGCGGCAAGCCGCGGCGAGATCGAGACCGTGGTGCACGAGGTACTCCCGCTGGACCAGGCCGTGCTGGCCCACCAGAAGATGGCCGCGGGAGAGGTGTTCGGCAGGATCGTGCTGACTCCGTAG
- a CDS encoding amidase — protein MKISEYVGFDAVGLAELVARGEVAPAEPEAAAREAAEAVNPRINALVETWPTDDEPTPGKAPLAGVPFLIKDIGVAMAGRRMELGSRLAAGNVAAADSALMRRFRRAGLVTFGRTTTPEMGYSNTTEPVLYGETRNPWNLGLSAGGSSGGAGAAVAAGVVPVAHATDAAGSIRIPASCNGLFGLKPTRGRVSWGPDFDEMFNGLAVHGAISRTVRDSAVLLDQMRGAEPGDPYTAPEPSRPYAREVTRDPGSLRIGVLGQAWGGRRTVAPVADALARTARLLESLGHRVGEVDVELGVDWEELVVASARQWTVNLAASIDELAAAFGRPIDSSTLEPPVLASYHYGKRVSGAQFVTALALRNRVSRGLARHFATYDVLLTPTLPELPVPLGTHAEGAARLDGLGWLRRLFDIAPFTAVFNVAGTPAMSVPVTTEPGTGLPIGMQFAADHGQEGRLFSLAGQLEQASPWADRTPMVWAGDGVAQA, from the coding sequence GTGAAGATCAGTGAGTACGTGGGCTTCGACGCGGTCGGGCTCGCGGAGCTGGTGGCCAGGGGTGAGGTGGCCCCCGCCGAGCCGGAGGCGGCCGCGCGCGAGGCCGCGGAGGCGGTCAATCCGCGGATCAACGCCCTCGTGGAGACCTGGCCGACCGACGACGAACCCACCCCCGGCAAGGCCCCGCTGGCCGGAGTCCCCTTCCTCATCAAGGACATCGGGGTCGCCATGGCCGGGCGGCGCATGGAACTGGGCAGCCGTCTCGCGGCCGGTAACGTCGCCGCCGCCGACTCCGCCCTGATGCGCCGCTTCCGCCGCGCCGGGCTCGTGACGTTCGGGCGGACCACGACACCGGAGATGGGCTACAGCAATACGACGGAACCGGTGCTGTACGGCGAGACCCGCAACCCGTGGAACCTGGGCCTGAGCGCGGGTGGATCAAGCGGCGGCGCGGGCGCGGCCGTCGCCGCGGGGGTGGTCCCGGTCGCGCACGCCACCGACGCCGCGGGCTCGATCCGCATCCCCGCCTCCTGCAACGGCCTCTTCGGGCTCAAGCCCACCCGGGGCAGGGTCTCGTGGGGCCCCGACTTCGACGAGATGTTCAACGGCCTCGCCGTGCACGGTGCCATCAGCCGCACGGTCCGCGACAGCGCGGTCCTCCTCGACCAGATGCGCGGCGCGGAGCCGGGCGACCCGTACACCGCACCGGAGCCGTCGCGGCCGTACGCGCGGGAAGTCACCCGCGATCCGGGCTCGCTGCGGATCGGCGTGCTCGGTCAGGCCTGGGGCGGGCGCCGCACCGTCGCACCCGTGGCCGACGCGCTCGCCCGCACCGCGCGTCTGCTGGAGTCCTTGGGGCACCGGGTCGGGGAGGTCGACGTCGAACTCGGCGTCGACTGGGAGGAGTTGGTCGTCGCCAGTGCCCGTCAGTGGACGGTGAACCTCGCGGCCTCGATCGACGAACTGGCCGCCGCCTTCGGCCGCCCCATCGACTCCTCCACCCTCGAGCCGCCCGTCCTGGCCAGTTACCACTACGGGAAGCGGGTCAGCGGCGCCCAGTTCGTCACCGCTCTCGCGCTCCGCAACCGGGTCTCCCGGGGCCTGGCACGGCACTTCGCCACGTACGACGTCCTGCTCACCCCGACCCTGCCCGAGCTTCCCGTGCCGCTGGGCACCCATGCCGAGGGCGCGGCGCGACTGGACGGCCTCGGCTGGCTGCGCCGCCTCTTCGACATCGCGCCGTTCACCGCGGTGTTCAACGTGGCGGGCACGCCCGCGATGTCCGTACCGGTGACGACCGAGCCCGGGACGGGGCTCCCGATCGGCATGCAGTTCGCCGCGGACCACGGCCAGGAGGGCCGCCTGTTCAGCCTGGCGGGCCAACTCGAACAGGCGAGCCCGTGGGCGGACCGGACGCCCATGGTGTGGGCGGGGGACGGCGTGGCCCAAGCCTGA
- a CDS encoding TetR/AcrR family transcriptional regulator yields the protein MASTVRRPSRVAKLPPRERILDAAEELFQREGIRRVSVQAIAERAETTKMAIYRHFATKDALVAEWLRILAADYQAAFDRVEAEHPDRPREQILGLARFIADGLPEVSHRGCAFINSLAELPERSHPARQVIEEHKALQTRRLVGMCAGAGLPDPEQTAAEITFLLEGVQVSTVNGSIDRTGDRLMRIIEAIVDRHRSPGDAPRADTD from the coding sequence ATGGCATCGACCGTCAGAAGGCCGAGCAGGGTGGCGAAACTGCCGCCTCGCGAGCGCATCCTCGACGCGGCGGAGGAGCTCTTCCAGCGCGAGGGGATCCGACGGGTGAGCGTCCAGGCGATCGCCGAGCGGGCCGAGACCACCAAGATGGCCATCTACCGGCACTTCGCGACCAAGGACGCGCTCGTCGCGGAGTGGCTGCGGATCCTCGCCGCCGACTATCAGGCGGCCTTCGACCGGGTCGAGGCCGAACACCCCGACCGGCCGAGGGAGCAGATCCTGGGCCTGGCCCGCTTCATCGCCGATGGCCTGCCCGAGGTCTCGCACCGGGGCTGCGCGTTCATCAACTCCCTCGCCGAACTGCCCGAGCGCTCCCACCCCGCACGGCAGGTGATCGAGGAGCACAAGGCCCTCCAGACCCGCCGTCTGGTCGGCATGTGCGCCGGCGCCGGGCTGCCCGACCCCGAGCAGACCGCCGCCGAGATCACCTTCCTCCTCGAAGGCGTCCAGGTCAGCACGGTGAACGGGAGCATCGACAGGACCGGGGACCGGCTGATGCGGATCATCGAGGCCATCGTCGACCGGCACCGCTCCCCCGGAGACGCGCCCCGGGCGGACACGGACTGA
- a CDS encoding serine/threonine-protein kinase, translating into MADTRLIHGRYRLLDLIGRGGMGEVWRARDESLGRRVAVKCLKPMGPQHDQSFTRVLRERFRREARVAAALQHRGVTVVHDFGEYDGVLYLVMELLEGRNLSQLLEDNKQHPLPVDDVVEIAEQVSSALAYTHEQGIVHRDLKPANIMRLSDGTVKICDFGIARLGADIGFTSRLTGTGIAMGTPHYMSPEQISGDPVDQRSDLYSLGCVLYEIATGAPPFDLEDAWAVLVGHRDTTPQPPRRHRAELPGYFDRVVLDLLAKEPADRPHDARELGRRITAGRSSVSYAPTVVSPPVRRPEQPPSHEPRLPSWTRGMTTGHKAGGASVLRTTPPDAAAGLTGEWIPRVDARRTAAARGPERPTPSAELVATLTSRHNAGLSLGRLGRWAEAGEVHRAVAAEREHALGPDHPDTLASRYEVGFTLSRTGRAADALREYGRVAEGRERSLGPEHPETLAARQEMAYVLGQLGRHFEAHQTYTAVLAVRERTAGPDHPDTLRCRHNLAYNLSRLGRLEDSYRLAGEVAAARARVLGPAHPDTLVTRYEVAYALGQLGRWPEALQTYREVAEARVRALGADHPDTLAARYEVGISLGRLGRSGEALELYRDLIDDRTRVNGPADPETLRARHGLGVNLGRQGRWEEALAEARDVCAIRERVLGADHPDTLVSRREVAVGLGWLGRWSDALTEYRRVAAAREQVLGADHPDALASRNDEAHCLEQLGRGTEAVELYRRVAALRQQRSPGAH; encoded by the coding sequence ATGGCGGACACCAGGCTGATCCACGGCCGGTACCGGTTGCTGGATCTGATCGGGCGCGGCGGCATGGGCGAGGTGTGGCGGGCGCGCGACGAGTCGCTCGGCCGACGGGTGGCCGTCAAGTGCCTCAAACCGATGGGGCCCCAGCACGACCAGTCCTTCACGCGCGTGCTGCGCGAGCGCTTCCGGCGCGAGGCCCGGGTCGCCGCCGCGCTCCAGCACCGCGGCGTCACCGTCGTGCACGACTTCGGCGAGTACGACGGAGTGCTGTATCTGGTGATGGAGCTCCTGGAGGGCCGCAACCTCAGCCAGCTCCTGGAGGACAACAAACAGCACCCGCTGCCCGTCGACGACGTGGTGGAGATCGCCGAGCAGGTCTCGTCCGCCCTCGCGTACACCCACGAACAGGGCATCGTGCACCGGGACTTGAAGCCCGCGAACATCATGCGGCTGTCCGACGGTACGGTGAAGATCTGCGACTTCGGCATCGCGCGGCTCGGCGCCGACATCGGCTTCACCTCGCGTCTGACCGGCACCGGCATCGCCATGGGCACCCCGCACTACATGTCGCCCGAGCAGATCAGCGGCGACCCGGTCGACCAGCGCAGCGACCTCTACTCCCTGGGCTGCGTGCTCTACGAGATCGCCACCGGCGCCCCGCCCTTCGACCTGGAGGACGCCTGGGCCGTCCTCGTCGGCCACCGCGACACCACCCCGCAGCCGCCCCGCCGCCACCGCGCCGAACTGCCCGGATACTTCGACCGGGTCGTCCTCGACCTGCTCGCCAAGGAACCCGCCGACCGGCCGCACGACGCGCGGGAGTTGGGTCGCCGCATCACCGCGGGCCGCTCCAGCGTCTCGTACGCGCCGACGGTCGTCAGCCCGCCCGTGCGCCGCCCCGAACAGCCGCCGTCCCACGAGCCGCGGCTGCCCTCCTGGACCCGCGGCATGACCACCGGGCACAAGGCGGGCGGCGCGTCCGTGCTGCGCACCACCCCGCCGGACGCGGCGGCGGGCCTGACCGGCGAGTGGATCCCGCGCGTCGACGCGCGCCGGACCGCCGCGGCGCGCGGGCCCGAACGGCCCACGCCGTCGGCCGAGTTGGTCGCCACCCTCACCAGCAGGCACAACGCGGGCCTCAGCCTCGGCAGACTCGGCCGCTGGGCGGAAGCGGGCGAGGTGCACCGCGCGGTCGCCGCCGAGCGCGAGCACGCGCTCGGCCCCGACCACCCCGACACGCTCGCCAGCCGCTACGAGGTGGGGTTCACGCTCAGCCGTACGGGCCGCGCGGCCGACGCGCTGCGCGAGTACGGCCGCGTCGCCGAAGGGCGGGAGCGTTCCCTGGGGCCCGAGCACCCGGAGACGCTCGCCGCCCGCCAGGAGATGGCGTACGTACTGGGCCAGCTCGGGCGGCACTTCGAGGCGCACCAGACGTACACCGCGGTGCTCGCCGTACGGGAGCGCACGGCGGGCCCCGACCACCCGGACACGCTGCGCTGTCGGCACAACCTCGCCTACAACCTGAGCCGCCTTGGCCGTCTGGAGGACTCCTACCGGCTCGCCGGTGAGGTCGCGGCGGCTCGTGCGCGCGTGCTCGGTCCCGCCCATCCGGACACGCTCGTCACGCGGTACGAAGTGGCTTACGCGCTGGGCCAGTTGGGGCGCTGGCCGGAGGCGCTGCAGACCTACCGCGAGGTCGCCGAGGCCCGGGTGCGGGCCCTCGGCGCCGACCACCCCGACACGCTCGCCGCCCGCTACGAGGTGGGCATCAGCCTCGGCAGGCTCGGCCGCAGCGGTGAGGCCCTCGAGCTCTACCGCGACCTGATCGACGACCGCACGCGCGTCAACGGCCCCGCCGACCCCGAGACGTTGCGCGCCCGGCACGGCCTCGGGGTGAACCTCGGCAGGCAGGGCCGTTGGGAGGAGGCCCTCGCGGAGGCCCGCGACGTGTGCGCGATCCGTGAGCGCGTGCTCGGCGCCGACCACCCGGACACTCTGGTGAGCCGTCGCGAGGTCGCCGTCGGCCTCGGCTGGCTCGGGCGCTGGTCCGACGCGCTCACCGAGTACCGCAGGGTGGCCGCGGCCCGCGAACAGGTGCTCGGCGCCGACCACCCCGACGCCCTCGCCAGCCGCAACGACGAGGCGCACTGCCTGGAGCAACTGGGCCGTGGCACGGAGGCGGTCGAGCTGTACCGCAGGGTGGCCGCGCTCCGCCAGCAGCGGAGTCCCGGGGCCCACTGA
- a CDS encoding alpha/beta hydrolase, with protein sequence MQQLSYRRRLVPLLALGVVAGLAPGLATGSASAAEPLGPYTRQKLSWKRCAPDKPAAFQCATLKVPLDYRAPEGKRIDVAVSRIRTSDPAERRGILTINPGGPGGPGLDLPLEAADGLPKALLDQYDLVGFDPRGVGRSTPVSCGLTPDELPYPRVTRSVADAAANEAWAGTFAAKCRAAAGDRLPHNSTRNTARDMDVMRAVLGEKKLTYYGVSYGTALGAVYMQLFPHRVDRFVLDSAVDPGRMWRGMFRIWGPEGERAFQRWTKWTADRDRTYHLGGSPAAVARTFWRLVARADTKPIVFGDATLDGPAVRDLSRPELYSVRKGAEVVAMLKKAAEGQSVPGLPAEADSENEIASQTAVLCADAPWPRDPGVYRRDAFHDAARHPLYGDFAASITPCAYWPRGAEPVTTVDNDAPSLIVQNEWDPQTPLTGARAMHRALKGSRMVTVDEGEGHGVVFGDTRNACAENAAMGYLATGTLPDRDVTCHATPGRRGIDR encoded by the coding sequence GTGCAGCAACTCTCCTACCGGCGGCGCCTGGTGCCGCTGCTCGCGCTGGGGGTCGTCGCCGGGCTCGCGCCGGGACTCGCCACCGGGTCGGCCTCCGCCGCAGAGCCGTTAGGTCCGTACACGCGGCAGAAGCTCTCCTGGAAGCGGTGCGCCCCCGACAAGCCCGCCGCCTTCCAGTGCGCGACCCTGAAGGTGCCCCTCGACTACCGGGCTCCCGAGGGCAAGCGGATCGACGTGGCGGTCTCCCGGATCAGGACGAGCGACCCGGCCGAGCGGCGCGGCATCCTCACCATCAACCCGGGCGGGCCCGGCGGTCCAGGGCTCGATCTGCCCCTCGAGGCCGCCGACGGGCTGCCCAAGGCGCTGCTCGACCAGTACGACCTGGTGGGCTTCGACCCGCGCGGGGTCGGCAGGAGCACCCCCGTCAGTTGCGGGCTCACCCCCGACGAGCTGCCCTATCCGCGCGTCACCCGCTCCGTCGCCGACGCTGCGGCGAACGAGGCCTGGGCCGGGACCTTCGCCGCCAAGTGCCGGGCGGCGGCCGGTGACCGGCTGCCGCACAACAGCACCCGCAACACCGCCCGCGACATGGACGTCATGCGCGCCGTCCTGGGCGAGAAGAAGCTGACGTACTACGGCGTCTCGTACGGCACCGCGCTCGGCGCCGTCTACATGCAGCTCTTCCCGCACCGCGTCGACCGGTTCGTGCTCGACAGCGCCGTCGACCCGGGCCGGATGTGGCGCGGCATGTTCCGGATCTGGGGGCCGGAGGGCGAGCGGGCCTTCCAGCGGTGGACGAAATGGACCGCCGACCGGGACCGGACGTACCACCTCGGCGGTTCGCCCGCCGCGGTCGCGCGGACCTTCTGGCGGCTCGTCGCGCGCGCCGACACGAAGCCGATCGTCTTCGGCGACGCGACGCTCGACGGACCCGCCGTACGCGACCTGTCGCGGCCGGAGCTGTACAGCGTCCGCAAGGGAGCGGAGGTCGTGGCGATGCTCAAGAAGGCCGCCGAGGGGCAGAGCGTGCCCGGGCTGCCCGCCGAGGCGGACAGCGAGAACGAGATCGCGAGCCAGACGGCCGTGCTGTGCGCCGACGCCCCCTGGCCGCGCGACCCGGGCGTCTACCGCCGCGACGCCTTCCACGACGCCGCACGCCATCCGCTGTACGGCGACTTCGCCGCCAGCATCACCCCCTGCGCCTACTGGCCGAGGGGTGCCGAGCCCGTCACCACGGTCGACAACGACGCCCCGTCGCTGATCGTGCAGAACGAATGGGACCCGCAGACCCCGCTGACCGGCGCCCGCGCCATGCACCGCGCCCTGAAGGGCTCACGCATGGTCACCGTCGACGAGGGCGAGGGCCACGGCGTGGTGTTCGGCGACACCCGCAACGCCTGCGCCGAGAACGCCGCCATGGGCTACCTCGCCACCGGCACGCTCCCGGACCGCGACGTCACCTGTCACGCGACACCGGGCCGCCGCGGCATCGACCGTTGA
- a CDS encoding acyl-CoA dehydrogenase family protein, with translation MHLEYTPEQQRLRTELRAYFAELVPDNAYARYGDPAAQKRFYRETVRRLGTDGWLGVGWPEEYGGRGLSPMEQFIFFDEAAQAGVPLPLMALNTVGPTIMQFGTDEQKDYFLPKILSGELDFAIGYSEPDAGTDLAALKTRAVREGDEESGHYTVDGQKIWTTNGDTADWVWLAVRTDPEAPPHKGITMLLVPTSDPGYSCTLINTLASHDTTASYYENIRVPASRRVGKENKGWRLITNQLNHERVTLAAHGTMAIRALHDVQRWAMDTKLADGRRVIDLNWVRQRLAKTHTRLDAMKLLNWQMVNAVQEGTLTPQDASAVKVYGSEARRDAYAWLMEVVGAAGSLKEGSAGAVLHGELERGYRSAVIFTFGGGNNEIQREIISWIGLGMPRVRR, from the coding sequence GTGCACCTCGAATACACGCCTGAGCAGCAGCGGCTGCGCACCGAGCTGCGTGCCTACTTCGCCGAGCTGGTGCCGGACAACGCCTATGCCAGGTACGGCGATCCCGCCGCCCAGAAGCGGTTCTACCGGGAGACGGTCCGGCGGCTCGGCACCGACGGCTGGCTCGGGGTCGGGTGGCCCGAGGAGTACGGCGGGCGCGGGCTCTCGCCCATGGAGCAGTTCATCTTCTTCGACGAGGCCGCGCAGGCGGGCGTTCCGCTGCCGCTGATGGCGCTGAACACGGTCGGCCCGACGATCATGCAGTTCGGCACGGACGAGCAGAAGGACTACTTCCTGCCGAAGATCCTCTCGGGCGAACTCGACTTCGCGATCGGCTACAGCGAACCGGACGCCGGTACGGACCTGGCGGCGCTCAAGACCAGGGCCGTACGGGAGGGCGACGAGGAGAGCGGCCACTACACGGTCGACGGGCAGAAGATCTGGACGACCAACGGCGACACCGCGGACTGGGTGTGGCTCGCCGTCCGCACCGACCCCGAGGCGCCGCCGCACAAGGGCATCACCATGCTCCTCGTACCGACGAGCGACCCCGGCTACTCCTGCACCCTCATCAACACCCTCGCCTCGCACGACACCACCGCGAGCTACTACGAGAACATCCGCGTCCCCGCGTCGCGCCGGGTCGGCAAGGAGAACAAGGGCTGGCGGCTCATCACCAACCAGCTGAACCACGAACGCGTCACGCTCGCCGCCCACGGCACCATGGCGATCCGCGCCCTGCACGACGTGCAGCGCTGGGCCATGGACACGAAACTCGCCGACGGCCGCCGCGTCATCGACCTGAACTGGGTGCGCCAGCGCCTGGCGAAGACCCACACCAGGCTCGACGCGATGAAGCTCCTCAACTGGCAGATGGTGAACGCCGTCCAGGAAGGCACCCTCACCCCCCAGGACGCCTCCGCCGTCAAGGTCTACGGCTCGGAGGCCCGCCGCGACGCGTACGCCTGGCTGATGGAAGTCGTCGGCGCGGCGGGCTCCTTGAAGGAGGGCTCGGCGGGCGCGGTGCTCCACGGCGAACTGGAGCGCGGCTACCGATCGGCGGTGATCTTCACCTTCGGCGGCGGCAACAACGAGATCCAGCGGGAGATCATCTCCTGGATCGGCCTGGGGATGCCGCGCGTCCGTCGTTGA
- a CDS encoding DinB family protein: MTGDQRVGPPSFGSERETLRAFLDYHRATLAMKCEGLTDEELKQRSMPPSTLSLLGLVRHMAEVERAWFRRVFEDNDAPMVWSDEIDFQAAYDASASTRDEAFSAWEAEVANSRRVERAADSLDQAGHQPRWGEEVSLRMVMVHVLLEYGRHNGHADFLREGVDGTVGA; the protein is encoded by the coding sequence GTGACCGGCGACCAACGCGTGGGACCGCCCAGTTTCGGCAGCGAGCGCGAGACGCTGCGGGCCTTTCTCGACTACCACCGGGCGACCCTCGCCATGAAGTGCGAGGGCCTCACCGACGAGGAGCTGAAGCAGCGCTCGATGCCGCCGTCCACACTCTCGCTGCTCGGGCTCGTGCGGCACATGGCGGAGGTGGAACGCGCCTGGTTCCGCCGCGTGTTCGAGGACAACGACGCACCCATGGTCTGGTCCGACGAGATCGACTTCCAGGCGGCGTACGACGCGAGCGCGTCGACCAGGGACGAGGCGTTCTCCGCCTGGGAGGCCGAGGTCGCGAACTCGCGCCGTGTCGAGCGGGCGGCGGACTCCCTCGACCAGGCAGGACATCAGCCCCGCTGGGGCGAGGAGGTGTCCCTGCGAATGGTGATGGTGCACGTACTCCTGGAGTACGGCCGCCACAACGGACACGCGGACTTCCTGCGGGAGGGCGTGGACGGGACGGTGGGGGCCTGA
- a CDS encoding YoaK family protein produces the protein MTTHRGSRSVPTARIGNRHPLSLVLITLTAVSGLVDAICYLGLGHVFTANMTGNVVVIGFALAGAPGFSVIGSLVSLAAFLAGAVAAGRLALVFRDRHRVPWVRTAVWGEAVLLGIATAVAFATDGTPPYPVIALVALAMGLRNGTVGKLAVPDMTTTVLTRTLAALAADSRLAGGTDDRSVRRVIAVVAMVAGAVPGAWLVLHHGIAWPLLLTTAIVTAAAIGYREGE, from the coding sequence ATGACCACGCACCGAGGAAGCCGATCCGTGCCGACCGCGCGGATCGGCAACCGTCATCCCCTGTCCCTGGTCCTCATCACGCTGACCGCCGTCAGCGGCCTCGTGGACGCCATCTGCTACCTGGGCCTCGGGCACGTCTTCACGGCCAACATGACCGGAAACGTCGTCGTCATCGGGTTCGCGCTGGCCGGGGCGCCCGGGTTCTCGGTCATCGGGTCGCTGGTGTCGCTCGCCGCGTTCCTCGCGGGCGCCGTGGCCGCGGGCAGGCTCGCGCTCGTGTTCCGTGACAGGCACCGGGTGCCCTGGGTCCGCACCGCGGTGTGGGGTGAGGCCGTACTGCTCGGCATCGCCACCGCCGTCGCGTTCGCGACCGACGGCACGCCGCCGTATCCCGTGATCGCCCTGGTCGCGCTCGCGATGGGGCTGCGCAACGGCACGGTGGGGAAGCTGGCCGTCCCGGACATGACCACCACCGTGCTCACCCGCACGCTGGCCGCCCTCGCCGCCGACTCCCGGCTCGCGGGCGGCACGGACGACCGGTCCGTACGCCGCGTCATCGCCGTGGTCGCGATGGTCGCGGGCGCGGTCCCCGGCGCGTGGCTGGTCCTCCATCACGGCATCGCCTGGCCCTTGCTCCTGACCACGGCGATCGTCACCGCGGCGGCCATCGGCTACCGGGAAGGAGAATGA
- a CDS encoding VOC family protein, which translates to MATRIDLTLDCADARLLAAFWKTALGYVDEPPPAPFATREEWFASFELPDDDPIDDSAWLCAPDGTGPRLSLLRVPEPKTAKNRLHVDVRVPGHGDAAERWARIRAEAARLVAAGGRVLAEFDGHHVVMADPEGNEFCVAAARA; encoded by the coding sequence ATGGCCACCAGAATCGATCTCACCCTCGACTGCGCGGACGCGCGGCTGCTCGCCGCGTTCTGGAAGACGGCTCTCGGCTATGTGGACGAGCCGCCGCCCGCGCCCTTCGCCACCCGCGAGGAGTGGTTCGCGAGCTTCGAGCTGCCGGACGACGACCCCATCGACGACTCGGCGTGGCTCTGCGCCCCGGACGGCACCGGCCCCCGGCTCTCCCTGTTGAGGGTTCCGGAACCCAAGACCGCGAAGAACCGGCTGCACGTCGACGTCCGGGTGCCGGGACACGGCGACGCCGCCGAGCGCTGGGCGCGGATCAGGGCCGAGGCCGCACGCCTCGTCGCGGCGGGCGGCCGCGTCCTGGCCGAGTTCGACGGCCACCACGTCGTGATGGCCGACCCGGAGGGCAACGAGTTCTGTGTCGCCGCCGCCCGGGCCTGA